The sequence GTCATccaattttgaccgggtcaacaatgTCGCAAAGAGCTCGCTTGTTCAATTTTTTTAATACACTATGCTCCATAATGTTGGAgagctctcttcttcaatttgttaACACATTATGCTCCCTAATTTTGCTCTCTCATTTGATTGAGGTATACAATTTTAATGCCTTTATTTTGACTCGGCCAATCCTTGGTTGTGGCAATGAAATCTCTAACTTCATTAAGCTTCCTAATATTAAAGTCCCCTCATTCAACTAAGGTCTTCAATTTAGATTGGATACACGATTGATTGGGTCGTTGACCTAAGCTTCGTAGTGGGATCTCTCGATGCATTGGTCCCTTGGTAAGTTCTGGATGGTATGGGCCTTTGTTGATAAGAAAGAAGTGTCCCTATGACACATATAACACACGCGACCAACAACATAGGTAACTTTCTCATGTATTTGTATTAACTAAAAGGCGCCCTCCAATCACATGTTCAAAAGACCCACCAAACAccacaataaaaaaaattaataCACTCATGGACAATTCGCTGCAGACTGATCATACCAAACACTCTCCCACTAATCATTTCACTGATTTTCACCGTTGGACCACTCTTCCCATAACCTCCAATCATAAATTGACACATCCATCTGTAACCATGATTCCTTAAAGTCTGTCCATAGATGTAGCATCTCTAATAAAAAGAACACACCCATTGTTTCTCCCAACGCCAAACCAATTAGCACATAAATATTTTTCACAACTTTAAAAAATTACCATGTAAAAATAAAACATGTACAACCCCAAGAACATAAGCAATGCAGCAAACCACGCACTACCCTTCTAGTATATTTTATCTCCGAAGGATTATCTAGAGAGATGTCATGGTCAGGCAAATCCTCAGTTGCATCATCTGTCAGGTCATGATGATCAATAGAAGGATCAGAAAGTTTGTCGGAGGGCTTGAAGATTCTAAAAGATCATCATCAGAGGGGTCGTCTACACAGAATATCTGGTCCACTTTATTTACCAAACTTTTCACAAACATCATCTTTGTCAAAGTTCTTGCCTAGGGTATCTGCTGGAAGATGGTCGATGAATGTACCAATACAAGTTACCAATTCTTTTGCTAAACTGCTGAAGTTACTtgtaaaatactccctctgtcctataATGCAAGACGTcttacattgtggaatggagggagtacttaaaaATGGGGCTGCATTCTTTATTGCTTGCTTGTATATCTAGGGACATTTTGTACCTAGAAGCGCAATGTTTTAGAAATTTTGAGACAGAATCCATGCAATGCGTCCACCCAACTTCTCGGCTGATGCACCTCAACAACTTCTCGACATGATCATCCAAATATATTTTGACTACTCCTTACCAATGTGGAGACCGtccttgtttttttcctttttgagaaatTGCACGCAGTCCTTGTTTCCATTTTTTAAGGATTATTGTTGCCATATAAATGATTTTTTTAGCCAAATATAATTTTTTAGAATCTCACAAAGCTTTATTAAGTCGTCATAATGTTTACAGGGATGAAAACAAGATCACCAGgttggcctaaccaaacatggcggctaAATCCTAGCGTTAACGCATGCTTTGCTAGATTATGAGGCTCAACACTCGAGGTTCTAAACTCATGACTAAAATAGCAAGAATTAAAAAAGACTAGTCCTACTCTTTATCTCTTGTATGATGGTCCAAAACTTTCCCTACTCCGAGTGCAGCGATTCGGTGCCCacgctcatctgcacccggtcataaaaaaattcacaaaaatactactccctccgttcctaaatgtaagtctttttagacatttcaaatggactacaacatacggatgtatgtagacatattttagaatgtagattcactcattttgctccgtatatagttatttgttgaaatatctaaaaagacttatatttgggaacggagggagtagaaaaataaaaaaaatccaaatttttttACCCATGGTAGACAGTTTATTGCGTGAGGTTCGctccaaattttagctcatttgaaTATCttagcagctctcagcaaaaaagacaaattgggtcaAAACATTATATGAATACTAAACTGTTTTATAGACCCCGAATTTATATTTTTTGCTGAGAGTTGCTCAGTTGTCCAATTGATTTGAAAACTGGGTCGAACCTCACGTATCAAATTTTCTACCATGAGattcttttttggattttttggaatttttctagtatttgttttaatTTTTTCATTCAACACGGGTGCAGATGACCCCGGGCTCAGAAAAGGATCTCCCCTCTACTCCCTCCTTTTATCGCCAAATATAAATGATGTTACCAAAGGAATAACGATGGCTTAGATTTTTTTATATTTAGAATCGATGGCTTAGAGGGCCCGCGGGAATGACCCGGCCCAAACAGGGTGTACCAACTGGGCCAGCTCTCCCATAACCCGTAAGCCCAGCCCACCCAGTTACCCCTTTCCCGATCCTTGCTTGTTCTTCCTCGCCGGCGCGCCGCCATCCCCCCTCCCCGCGACGGCCAGGTGGGCGGCAGCGTCTTTCTCCCCAGTCCCCACTCTTCTCCAACGCGAAGGGAGTTACCAGTCTGCCGCCGCTCCTCTCACCCCACCCCGACGTGAGCTTGCCCCCTCGCTGGCCTACTCCATCCGTCCATCTGCGCTCGTGCCGTCCCTCGATCCGGCGTATAGACTTCTGAAGCGAACCCACGCTGCCGCCGCCTTGTGAGTATCTCCTCTCCTGGCGCTCTAAATTTGGGTGAATCCGTGCATGATATTAGGCGCGCATCTGATTTGTTCGATGAAATGCCGCGTCGGCACGTATGCCTCGGGTTGACTCGTGTGTTGTGTTGCTGGCTTACTGCAGCATTGGAGCATTGCAAGCGACGGTATCGAGATCTGGATCCTGAACTGCCTGGGAAATGAGTGCGGGTGAGGACCTGTCTTTGTGATTGATCTCCTATGCTCCTGTTGGTTCATGTTTACTTTTGTTAGCTTCAGGCATCTGACAGTGACCAAGAGCTTTGGCTCCCATTTGTGTGTTACATGATACTAATATACGAAACTTTTGACTAACCCGTCTGAGTTTTAACAGGTGGAGCGTTTGGTGGAAACAGGGGAGTGAGGCCTGTACCTCCTGAAAAGGGTGTATTCCCTCTCGATCACCTGCACGAGTGTGACCTGGTAAGTTTAATCGTTTTGTTTTTTCATAGGGTGTAATGTTAGTGAGTGTTATATGAGAGCTGCCTGTTCAAACAGGAGAAGAAGGACTATCTTGCCTGCCTGAAATCAACAGGGGCTCAGTCTGAAAAATGTCGGATGTTCTCGAAGAAATACTTGGAATGTAGGATGGAGAGGTTAGCATGCTTACTCCCCGTGTAATAATTTCAGAAGTGAACTACTTGTATTGTAAGTAGTATTGTTGTTAGCTCAACCTCTTTTTTGGCACATCCATGACTTGAAGAATTTATGTGTAATGATTTAGGGTGTGCTTGCTTCCTAAGCAAACTTAATATTGAATTTCAGAAGTGAACTACTTGTATTATAGTATTGTTGTTAGCTCAACCTCTTTTTTGGCACATCCATGACTTGAATAATTTAtgtttagggtgtgtttggttcctAAGCAAACTTAATATTGGCCTCGCTGGGCAAGGATAGGTGTTTGGcatcaaaacagaaaacaaagtgAACCAACATGCATGGGTTATACTacctccgttccgaaatataagtctttctagagattctaatgcggactacatacagaacaaaatgagtgaatctacactctaaaatatgtctatatacatctgtatgtactatgtaatccttattgaaatctctaaaagacttatattttaaaacggagggagtatatataatcTTGCTACAGTAGAAAAACAGTTTGTTGCTGCAGCATGAACCACTAGTTTTGGTAGTTGAGGGAAGAAACAGTTTGTTGCTGCATTAGCCTACAGCAAACCAAGCCTGACATCCTTCCATGTTGTGTTATTTGCCTCCTCTGGCGGTATGTCTATTTGATGGTTGCAGGAAGCAACCCATGTTGCCAACCAGGCAACCACAAATATGTAACTACTAGCATTAGCCTTTTAGGAGATGTTTAGTGCTTGCCATAGTTGAGTTTAAGATAGTATTTCTCATGATTGTTGTAGTAATAGTTAAAGTTCTGCCACTTGCAGTCGTATGAGTTCTTACCAGCTTTGATGTCTGAAATCCACTATTCGAGCTCATAAACAAGATgcacttattattattattattattatta comes from Triticum aestivum cultivar Chinese Spring chromosome 5B, IWGSC CS RefSeq v2.1, whole genome shotgun sequence and encodes:
- the LOC123116025 gene encoding cytochrome c oxidase assembly protein COX19, which produces MSAGGAFGGNRGVRPVPPEKGVFPLDHLHECDLEKKDYLACLKSTGAQSEKCRMFSKKYLECRMERNLMAKQDMSELGFSDADVVVTPSEENHKLQSPASDSKERK